One genomic region from Quercus robur chromosome 4, dhQueRobu3.1, whole genome shotgun sequence encodes:
- the LOC126721126 gene encoding disease resistance protein RPM1-like — protein sequence MAEVAVFGAITLVDKLSLWLVESWFDFKRIEIEIEELRKWLNTIKVYLEDTEGREDTEGLKLRSYVRDLAFEIQDVIEDLMYEATERPRHLRQAIKFIYASMFCPSKRFSSRMKAIKCKIRSIDALCICPPHVRTVRSSSNLFLGDEHHVGIEKHIKPLLSLVCLEDSSDKVISVIGDAGSGKTTLISEVYHILNSNFNCKAWVSVSRSSDGLLEKLCEALELPHKINKLRSCLQHKRYLLVLDDIWNENEWNWIKNVLPSNNTGSRIIITTRKRSLGSYCASSSHYIYDLNLHPLTCEEAWELFCDKAFQDGKCPDFLVDWSVKIVKRCEGLPHAIVTIGKFLSNKQQSMMEFRKVHDSLQYEPDNPFSHSFYRILWPSYYRLPPNLKSCFLYFGLFPEDYSIKCGRIIRLWVAEGFIEQKRGKTLEQVAYEYLDELIQMSLVQVSRWDLDGQVRSCRVSNLVRGFILSETMKDNFFTVVSRQHTSLGGEKIRRLSLHNCSPSILQSKDLSYLRTFSLFGGDNRIESFPRSFFRKVRLLTVLDLENSALHHFPEEAVKLNLLTYLSLRNTKIDSVPKSIKKLQNLIILDLKETLVTIFPMEIVKLHKLLFLFVGGRDTYQAAVGAQVSSGIGCLTMLEKLSLIKANNKNQSIVKELGNLIHMRELGITELKVEDGKNLCASIEKMEHLCSLYVNSASKEEYLDLNYVTNSPQLINSLILGGRLEEIPAWIGKLNSLSKIQLKWSKLQSSPLEALQALPSLKELHLYDAYTGTVMEFSAECFSELKMLEIEQCNRLNKVVIQERALPKLQKLTIKKCDSLVMVHVTKNLLSQLEEVLVPQDLISIIKG from the coding sequence ATGGCAGAAGTTGCAGTCTTCGGAGCAATAACTCTAGTTGATAAGTTGTCACTGTGGCTCGTCGAAAGTTGGTTTGACTTCAAGCGTATTGAGATTGAAATTGAAGAGCTAAGAAAATGGTTGAATACTATAAAAGTTTACCTGGAGGACACAGAAGGAAGAGAAGATACCGAGGGTTTGAAGCTTCGATCGTATGTGCGGGATTTAGCCTTTGAAATTCAGGATGTAATTGAAGATCTCATGTATGAAGCTACTGAACGCCCCCGTCATCTTCGTCAGGccatcaaatttatttatgcgAGCATGTTTTGTCCATCAAAGCGATTTTCCTCCCGAATGAAAGCGATCAAGTGCAAAATTAGAAGCATCGATGCACTTTGCATTTGTCCCCCCCACGTTCGTACGGTAAGATCAAGTTCCAATTTATTTTTGGGGGATGAACATCATGTGGGCATTGAGAAGCATATAAAGCCTCTTCTTAGTCTTGTTTGCCTTGAAGATTCAAGTGATAAGGTAATTTCAGTAATTGGAGATGCTGGCTCAGGTAAAACAACTCTTATTAGCGAAGTTTACcatattttgaattcaaattttaattgcaAAGCTTGGGTTTCCGTCTCACGCTCTTCTGATGGCTTGTTAGAGAAACTTTGTGAGGCACTGGAATTACCtcacaaaataaataagttgCGCTCTTGTTTACAACATAAAAGGTACCTCCTTGTTTTAGATGATATTTGGAATGAGAATGAGTGGAATTGGATTAAAAATGTGCTTCCTTCTAATAATACTGGTAGTAGAATAATCATCACCACACGTAAACGCAGTTTAGGTTCTTATTGTGCTAGTTCCAGTCATTATATCTATGATCTCAACCTTCATCCATTAACATGCGAAGAGGCTTGGGAGCTCTTTTGTGATAAGGCCTTCCAGGATGGTAAATGCCCGgattttttggttgattggtctgtgaaaattgtaaaaagatGTGAAGGATTGCCGCATGCAATTGTTACTATTGGAAAATTCTTGTCAAATAAGCAACAAAGCATGATGGAGTTTAGGAAGGTCCATGATTCCCTTCAATATGAACCAGATAATCCTTTTAGTCACTCTTTCTATAGAATTTTATGGCCAAGTTATTATCGTCTTCCGCCCAATCTCAAGTCTTGTTTCTTGTACTTTGGCCTTTTTCCTGAGGATTACTCTATCAAATGTGGAAGAATAATTCGCCTGTGGGTAGCTGAGGGATTCATTGAACAAAAACGAGGTAAAACTCTAGAGCAAGTGGCGTATGAGTACTTAGATGAGCTAATTCAAATGAGCTTGGTTCAAGTGAGCAGATGGGATTTAGATGGACAAGTAAGGAGTTGTCGAGTTTCTAATCTTGTAAGAGGGTTCATTCTTTCCGAGACTATGAAGGACAACTTCTTTACTGTTGTGAGCAGACAACACACCAGTTTGGGGGGTGAGAAGATCCGGCGCTTATCTCTCCACAATTGCTCCCCCTCTATATTACAAAGCAAGGACCTCTCTTATCTTCGTACATTTTCTCTGTTTGGGGGAGACAATCGAATTGAATCATTTCCCAGAAGTTTTTTCAGAAAGGTCAGGTTGTTGACAGTTTTAGATTTGGAAAATTCAGCCTTGCATCATTTTCCTGAAGAAGCTGTCAAACTCAACCTCCTAACGTACCTAAGTCTGAGGAATACAAAGATAGATTCAGTTCCAAAATCTATTAAGAAGCTTCAAAACTTAATCATTTTGGACCTTAAAGAAACTCTTGTCACCATTTTCCCAATGGAGATCGTTAAACTTCATAAGTTGctctttttgtttgttggtGGCCGAGACACATATCAGGCTGCTGTAGGGGCACAAGTGTCTTCCGGAATTGGGTGTTTGACAATGTTAGAGAAACTATCACTTATCAAGGCAAACAACAAGAACCAGAGCATTGTAAAAGAGTTAGGGAACTTGATTCATATGAGGGAACTTGGGATCACAGAACTCAAGGTTGAAGatggaaaaaatttgtgtgcATCCATTGAGAAGATGGAGCATCTTTGCTCTTTGTATGTGAACTCAGCAAGCAAGGAGGAGTATCTTGATTTGAATTATGTGACGAACTCTCCTCAACTGATTAATAGTCTAATTCTTGGAGGGAGGTTGGAGGAAATTCCAGCATGGATTGGTAAACTTAACAGTTTGTCTAAAATACAGCTCAAATGGTCAAAATTGCAGAGCAGCCCACTCGAGGCCCTTCAGGCTTTGCCTTCACTAAAGGAGCTTCATCTGTATGATGCTTACACTGGTACGGTGATGGAATTTAGTGCTGAATGCTTTTCGGAATTGAAGATGTTAGAAATTGAACAATGCAATAGGTTAAACAAGGTTGTGATTCAAGAACGAGCATTGCCTAAACTTCAAAAGCtgacaataaaaaaatgtgatagCTTGGTCATGGTGCACGTAACAAAGAATTTGCTCAGCCAGCTGGAGGAAGTGCTTGTTCCACAAGACCTTATTAGTATAATAAAAGGATGA